One region of Thunnus albacares chromosome 8, fThuAlb1.1, whole genome shotgun sequence genomic DNA includes:
- the si:dkey-7j14.6 gene encoding membrane-spanning 4-domains subfamily A member 4D, whose translation MTSTSITPGVVVITQVIPRDETSIPLQIATTTTKTTQAPPPATQAPPPSSASPTKMNDMTAAFLQGEPQGLGLVQIFIGLVCILFSLTAVYSKILVVHAPLCVAVVFVFSGSLAVAARRATSLRLVWATLVWNVISAVLSLGGVAYLCWLLSDGPPSQQLCRDKTVESRSAMDDWTTCTYKLWRLDVVLFGLRGLLLVLLVLQVCVVVPVCVFSVKAIRRHDGYARYAPITVTVDDGSALASGVASEFGSDVALLGSEDDETSKLPLNSP comes from the exons atgACGTCCACATCCATCACCCCCGGAGTCGTGGTCATCACTCAGGTCATTCCTCGAGATGAAACCTCCATCCCGCTCCAGatcgccaccaccaccaccaaaaccACTCAGGCCCCGCCCCCAGCCACTCAGGCCCCGCCCCCCAGTTCTGCCTCCCCGACCAAGATGAACGACATGACCGCCGCCTTCCTGCAGGGGGAGCCGCAGGGCCTCGGG tTGGTTCAGATCTTCATCGGGCTGGTCTGCATCCTGTTCAGTCTCACCGCCGTCTACTCGAAGATCCTGGTCGTTCACGCTCCGCTCTGCGTCGCCGTCGTC tttgtgttttccgGCTCGCTGGCCGTGGCGGCGAGGAGAGCGACGTCACTCAGACTG GTGTGGGCGACGCTGGTTTGGAACGTGATCAGCGCCGTGCTCAGCCTGGGGGGCGTGGCCTATCTGTGCTGGCTGCTGTCTGACGGCCCCCCCTCCCAACAGCTCTGCAGAGACAAAACGGTGGAGTCCAGGAGCGCGATGGACGACTGGACGACGTGCACCTACAAACTGTGGCGGCTGGAT GTGGTTCTGTTCGGACTTCGTGGTCTCCTCCTGGTTCTGCTCGTCCTGCAGGTTTGTGTCGTCGTCCCCGTCTGTGTTTTCTCCGTAAAAGCCATCAGACGCCACGACGGCTACGCCCGCTACGCCCCCATCACG gTGACGGTTGATGATGGCAGCGCTCTGGCGTCCGGTGTGGCGTCGGAGTTCGGCAGTGACGTCGCCCTGTTGGGCAGCGAAGACGACGAAACTTCCAAACTGCCTCTGAACTCACCGTGA